TGGTTACTAACTATTCACATCCGATTGCGAGACCAACTGGTATTCACTCAAAAAGAAGTCAATCGGTTTAACGATGTCCGCCGGCCAGGTGTATCAGCTCTTCTTTTTTAACGATGAAGATCTTGCGTGTTTGTGTATCGATCAATCCTTCTTCCTTGAGTTCTTTCAACAACCGGATCAAGGTTTCAGTAGCAGTTCCCACGAAATTTGCCAGATCTTCGCGTGAGAGGTTGATCGGTTCGTCTCCGTAAATATCTGCCAGGATCATCAGGGAATACGCCAGGCGTTCACGGACGGTTTTCTGGGCCAGGTTTGTAATGAAAATAGCCCGTTCACCCAATTCTTTCGATAATTCCTGGATCAGCGAGTTGCGCAGGCTTGGAATATTGTCGAGCATATTCAGGAAATCATCCTTGGAAACGAAGCAGATATTGGAATCTTCCAGTGTGGAGGCAGATAATTTGTAAGGCTCACCACTCAACATGGCACGGAAACCGATCACTTCTCCTGCTTTTGCAATGTGAACGATTTGTTCTTTTCCTTCGTCTCCGAGTGCATATACTTTCGCCTTCCCGCGATTGATGCAATAAACGCCTCTTGGAAAACTTCCTTCCACGAAAATAGTTTGGTTTTTCTTGTAGAACGAACAGCTTTTGTGCCGGTCCAAATCGCCAATCTCATCGCTGGTAAAATGTCCGAAAAGACTGTTTGACCTTACGGCGCAGTCCTGGCAATTGACATGTTTGTGCGATTTTTCCATGGTGTTCTCTTCTGCAAATCTAGGATTTAAAATCCATCCTTACAATTGGATAAAGTCCACGTGCAATAAATCCTGAATATAGCGAAGCTTTTTACGTTCCACAGATTCAACCAGGCTGAGGGAAATTCCTCTCTTCCCTGCCCTTGCGGTTCTTCCGCTCCGGTGTGTATAATAATCCGGATCATCCGGCAATTGGTAATGCACCACGAATGCCAGATCGGGGAAATCCATTCCGCGGGCAGCAATATCGGAAGCAACCAGGTATTGCGTGTGTTCCTGGGAGAACATACGCATGGCTTTTT
The window above is part of the Fluviicola sp. genome. Proteins encoded here:
- a CDS encoding Crp/Fnr family transcriptional regulator — protein: MEKSHKHVNCQDCAVRSNSLFGHFTSDEIGDLDRHKSCSFYKKNQTIFVEGSFPRGVYCINRGKAKVYALGDEGKEQIVHIAKAGEVIGFRAMLSGEPYKLSASTLEDSNICFVSKDDFLNMLDNIPSLRNSLIQELSKELGERAIFITNLAQKTVRERLAYSLMILADIYGDEPINLSREDLANFVGTATETLIRLLKELKEEGLIDTQTRKIFIVKKEELIHLAGGHR